The Brachyspira aalborgi genome has a segment encoding these proteins:
- a CDS encoding nitrous oxide-stimulated promoter family protein produces MKSKNYKTKKIKEKIEKEKSLVFLMIKIFCKSNHKNNNLCKECIELYNYASMQINRCRFMETKTFCSACPSHCYKKDMREKIREVMIFSGKRMIFYHPILTLKHIFIILKSKRKLKKQRSN; encoded by the coding sequence ATGAAAAGTAAAAACTATAAGACTAAAAAAATAAAAGAAAAAATAGAAAAAGAAAAAAGTCTGGTTTTTCTTATGATAAAAATATTTTGCAAGTCAAATCATAAAAATAATAATTTATGCAAAGAGTGTATAGAATTATATAATTACGCTTCAATGCAAATTAATAGATGCAGATTTATGGAAACTAAAACTTTTTGTAGCGCTTGTCCTTCGCATTGTTATAAAAAAGATATGCGTGAAAAAATAAGAGAGGTTATGATTTTTTCTGGCAAAAGAATGATTTTTTATCATCCTATATTGACCTTGAAACATATATTTATAATTTTAAAAAGTAAAAGAAAATTAAAAAAACAAAGGAGTAATTAA
- the rpsL gene encoding 30S ribosomal protein S12: MPTINQLIRKGRKRILNKTKSPALMKCPQREGVCTRVTTTTPKKPNSAMRKIARVRITNGIEVTAYIPGIDHTLQEHNRVLIRGGRVKDLPGCRYHIVRGSREATGVEKRMKARSKYGTKKPKA; the protein is encoded by the coding sequence ATGCCTACAATTAATCAGTTAATAAGGAAAGGTAGAAAGCGAATATTGAATAAGACAAAGTCGCCCGCACTAATGAAATGTCCTCAAAGAGAAGGCGTTTGCACTCGCGTGACTACGACTACTCCGAAAAAACCTAATTCGGCAATGCGTAAGATAGCTCGCGTTAGAATAACGAACGGAATAGAAGTTACGGCTTATATTCCAGGTATAGACCATACTTTGCAAGAACATAACCGCGTTTTGATAAGAGGCGGAAGAGTTAAGGATTTGCCAGGATGTCGTTATCATATAGTTAGAGGAAGTCGTGAAGCTACGGGCGTTGAGAAGAGAATGAAAGCCAGAAGTAAATATGGAACTAAAAAACCTAAAGCTTAA
- the rpsG gene encoding 30S ribosomal protein S7 has translation MARRRRAQTRKINADPIYGSDIISKFINKLMYDGKKSKAENIFYKAMDLVKDKTGKEGLDAFNEAIGNIKPRVEVKSRRVGGSTYQVPVDVRPDRQNSLAFKWLINASRKRSGKSMIERLSNEIVDAIEGKGAAVAQKETVHRMAEGNKAFAHFRW, from the coding sequence ATGGCAAGAAGAAGAAGAGCGCAAACAAGAAAGATAAACGCCGACCCTATTTACGGAAGCGATATTATAAGTAAATTTATAAATAAACTTATGTATGACGGTAAAAAGAGTAAGGCTGAAAATATATTTTATAAAGCTATGGATTTAGTTAAAGATAAAACGGGAAAAGAAGGGCTTGACGCTTTTAACGAAGCTATAGGAAATATTAAACCTAGAGTCGAAGTAAAATCAAGAAGAGTAGGCGGTTCTACTTATCAAGTTCCCGTTGATGTTCGTCCCGATAGACAAAATTCATTGGCATTTAAATGGTTAATAAACGCGTCAAGGAAGAGAAGCGGAAAAAGTATGATTGAAAGATTATCAAATGAAATAGTTGACGCTATTGAAGGTAAAGGCGCAGCGGTTGCTCAAAAAGAAACCGTTCATAGAATGGCAGAAGGCAATAAAGCGTTCGCTCATTTTAGGTGGTAA
- the fusA gene encoding elongation factor G produces MARQISLENTRNIGIMAHIDAGKTTLSERILYFTGKTHKIGEVHEGAAEMDWMEQERERGITITSAATTCFWNNNRINLIDTPGHVDFTAEVERSLRVLDSAVGVFCSVGGVQPQSETVWRQASNYKIPRAIFVNKMDRIGANFFSVLEQTRNRLKANSHPVVIPIGSESHFEGVIDLVKMKEIIWTSEDGMKMEEKDIRAELKEEAEKYRNELLEAIVEYDDDAMNKFFEGEEIDIPTIKKLIRKATLSADFFPMFCGTAFKNKGIQVLIDAVVDYLPSPMDRGEIEGTDLEGHEIVRKSSDDEKFSALAFKIMTDPHVGKIAFFRVYSGKLEAGSYVYNATKGKRERIGRILQMHANKREEIETVYSGDIAAAVGLKDTTTGDTLCPENAPIILEAINFPEPVINVAIEPKTKGDRDKMSIALSRLAEEDPTFRVSFNEETGQTIIAGMGELHLEIICDRMKREYKVDANVGRPQVSYREGIKKTVEVQGKFVRQSGGKGQYGDVWLRVGPNEANAGFKFNNEIVGGVVPREYIPAVEKGCLEAMNTGVLANYPMLDVIVSAFDGSFHPVDSSEMAFKIAASMGFKDGCKKADPYLLEPMMSVEVMTPEDYMGDIIGDLASRRGQVHGFTDKSGYKSINATVPLAEMFGYTTSIRNVSQGRASYTMQFSHYEEVPKNVAEEIIGARMGNAK; encoded by the coding sequence GTGGCAAGGCAAATTTCTTTGGAAAATACTCGTAATATCGGCATTATGGCTCATATAGACGCTGGAAAAACCACTTTAAGCGAAAGAATATTATATTTTACGGGAAAAACTCATAAAATTGGAGAAGTTCATGAAGGCGCAGCAGAGATGGATTGGATGGAACAAGAAAGAGAAAGAGGAATTACGATTACATCGGCGGCAACGACATGTTTTTGGAATAACAATCGTATTAATTTGATAGATACTCCTGGTCATGTTGACTTTACGGCGGAGGTTGAAAGGTCTTTAAGAGTTTTAGATAGCGCAGTCGGAGTTTTTTGTTCGGTTGGCGGAGTTCAGCCTCAAAGCGAAACGGTTTGGAGACAGGCGAGCAATTATAAAATTCCGAGAGCGATTTTTGTAAATAAAATGGATAGAATAGGCGCTAATTTCTTTTCTGTTTTGGAACAGACGAGAAATAGGCTTAAAGCTAATAGTCATCCTGTTGTTATTCCTATAGGCTCGGAAAGTCATTTTGAAGGCGTTATCGATTTGGTAAAAATGAAAGAAATTATTTGGACTTCGGAAGACGGCATGAAAATGGAAGAAAAAGATATTAGAGCCGAATTAAAAGAGGAAGCCGAAAAATACAGAAATGAATTATTGGAAGCGATAGTAGAATATGACGATGACGCTATGAATAAGTTTTTTGAAGGAGAGGAAATAGATATTCCAACTATAAAAAAACTTATAAGAAAGGCTACTTTATCGGCTGATTTCTTTCCTATGTTTTGCGGGACTGCTTTCAAAAATAAAGGAATACAGGTTTTAATAGACGCTGTTGTGGATTATTTACCTTCCCCAATGGATAGAGGAGAGATAGAAGGAACTGATTTGGAAGGACATGAGATAGTTAGAAAAAGTTCGGACGATGAAAAATTCAGCGCTTTGGCATTTAAAATAATGACGGACCCGCATGTTGGAAAAATTGCATTTTTTAGAGTTTATTCTGGAAAACTTGAAGCTGGTTCTTATGTTTATAACGCCACTAAAGGCAAGAGAGAGAGAATTGGAAGAATACTTCAAATGCATGCTAATAAGAGAGAGGAAATTGAAACGGTTTATTCGGGCGATATAGCGGCTGCGGTTGGACTTAAAGATACTACTACAGGCGATACTTTATGTCCTGAAAACGCTCCTATAATACTTGAAGCGATTAATTTTCCTGAACCTGTTATTAATGTTGCGATAGAGCCTAAAACTAAAGGCGATAGAGATAAAATGTCAATCGCTTTGTCGAGGCTTGCTGAAGAAGACCCGACTTTTAGAGTTAGCTTTAATGAAGAAACGGGACAAACTATTATCGCTGGTATGGGAGAGTTGCATTTAGAGATAATATGCGATAGAATGAAGAGAGAATATAAGGTTGATGCGAATGTTGGGCGTCCTCAAGTTTCTTATAGAGAAGGTATTAAGAAAACGGTTGAAGTTCAAGGTAAATTTGTTCGTCAATCGGGCGGTAAAGGACAGTATGGCGATGTTTGGTTGAGAGTAGGTCCTAACGAAGCTAACGCTGGATTTAAATTTAATAACGAGATAGTCGGAGGAGTCGTTCCGAGAGAATATATACCTGCGGTTGAAAAAGGATGCTTGGAAGCTATGAATACGGGAGTTTTGGCTAATTATCCAATGCTTGATGTGATAGTTTCCGCTTTTGACGGCTCTTTTCACCCTGTGGATTCTTCCGAAATGGCATTTAAAATAGCAGCATCCATGGGCTTTAAGGATGGTTGTAAGAAAGCGGACCCTTATTTGTTAGAGCCTATGATGAGCGTTGAGGTTATGACTCCTGAAGATTATATGGGAGATATTATAGGAGATTTGGCTTCAAGGAGAGGACAAGTTCATGGATTTACGGATAAATCTGGTTATAAATCCATAAACGCCACAGTGCCTCTTGCAGAAATGTTCGGTTATACTACGAGTATAAGAAATGTTTCGCAAGGAAGGGCAAGCTATACGATGCAGTTCTCTCATTATGAAGAAGTGCCTAAAAATGTGGCGGAAGAGATTATAGGCGCAAGAATGGGTAATGCTAAATAA
- the tuf gene encoding elongation factor Tu, producing MAGTYDGKKVHVNVGTIGHVDHGKTTLTSAITAVSSAMFPDTVQKVAYDSVAKASESQGRRDPTKILTIATSHVEYESDNRHYAHVDCPGHADYIKNMITGAAQMDGAILVVSAEDGVMPQTKEHVLLSRQVGVNYIVVFLNKCDKLDDPEMAEIVEAEVVDVLDHYGFDGSKTPIIRGSAIKAIQAIEAGKNPREDADCKCIIDLLNALDTYIPDPVREVDKDFLMSIEDVYSIPGRGTVVTGRIERGKITKGDEVEIVGLRDTQKTTCTGVEMFKKEVVGIAGYNVGCLLRGIERKAVERGQVLAKPGTITPHKKFEAEVYILKKEEGGRHSGFVTGYRPQMYFRTTDVTGVINLPEGSQMIMPGDNANLTIELISQIAMEEKQRFAIREGGKTVGNGVVTKILE from the coding sequence ATGGCAGGAACTTATGACGGTAAAAAGGTGCATGTAAATGTTGGAACTATTGGGCATGTTGACCATGGTAAAACTACATTAACATCGGCAATAACGGCTGTATCATCGGCTATGTTTCCAGATACGGTTCAAAAAGTAGCTTACGATTCGGTTGCTAAAGCTTCCGAAAGTCAAGGTAGAAGAGACCCTACGAAAATTTTAACAATAGCGACTTCGCATGTCGAATACGAATCTGATAACAGGCACTATGCCCATGTGGATTGTCCTGGACACGCAGACTATATTAAAAACATGATAACGGGTGCAGCTCAAATGGATGGAGCGATTTTAGTTGTTTCAGCGGAAGACGGAGTTATGCCTCAAACTAAAGAACATGTTCTTTTGTCAAGGCAAGTAGGCGTTAATTATATAGTTGTATTCTTAAATAAATGCGATAAATTGGACGACCCTGAAATGGCTGAAATAGTAGAAGCGGAAGTTGTGGATGTTTTAGACCATTACGGTTTTGATGGAAGTAAAACTCCTATTATTAGAGGAAGCGCAATTAAGGCAATTCAAGCTATAGAAGCTGGAAAAAATCCAAGAGAAGACGCGGATTGCAAATGTATAATAGACCTTTTAAACGCTTTAGATACTTATATTCCAGACCCTGTTAGAGAAGTTGATAAAGATTTCTTAATGTCAATAGAAGATGTTTATTCAATTCCTGGAAGAGGAACTGTTGTTACGGGCAGAATTGAAAGAGGTAAAATCACTAAAGGAGACGAAGTTGAAATAGTAGGTTTGAGAGATACTCAAAAAACTACTTGCACAGGCGTTGAGATGTTTAAGAAAGAGGTTGTGGGAATCGCTGGTTATAATGTCGGTTGTCTTTTAAGAGGTATTGAAAGAAAAGCCGTTGAAAGAGGACAGGTATTGGCTAAACCTGGAACTATAACGCCTCATAAGAAATTTGAAGCCGAAGTTTATATTCTTAAAAAAGAAGAAGGCGGAAGACATAGCGGTTTTGTAACAGGTTATAGACCGCAAATGTATTTTAGAACTACGGATGTTACGGGAGTAATAAATTTACCTGAAGGTTCTCAAATGATAATGCCAGGCGATAACGCTAATTTAACTATAGAGTTAATAAGTCAAATCGCTATGGAAGAGAAACAGAGATTCGCTATAAGAGAAGGCGGTAAAACCGTAGGTAACGGCGTTGTGACTAAAATTTTGGAGTAA
- the rpsJ gene encoding 30S ribosomal protein S10: protein MKEQKIRVKLKAFDIELIDQSAQSIVESVKKTGARVSGPIPLPTSIRKVTVIRSPHVNIKSREQFEMRIYKRLIDIFEVTPQTTESLKKLALPAGVDVQLK, encoded by the coding sequence ATGAAAGAACAGAAAATACGAGTTAAACTAAAAGCCTTTGATATTGAGCTTATTGACCAATCGGCTCAATCGATAGTTGAAAGCGTTAAGAAGACAGGAGCGAGAGTGTCGGGACCTATACCTTTGCCTACAAGCATACGAAAGGTGACGGTTATAAGAAGCCCGCATGTTAATATTAAATCTAGAGAACAGTTTGAGATGCGTATCTATAAAAGGCTTATAGATATTTTTGAGGTAACTCCTCAAACCACTGAATCTCTAAAAAAATTAGCGCTTCCAGCTGGAGTTGATGTTCAGTTGAAATAA
- the rplC gene encoding 50S ribosomal protein L3 gives MVGIIGKKLGMTTVFDETGNAIAVTVVEAGPCTVMQIRDNEKDGYSAIQLGYGSIKEKHLKKPQIGQFKKMNLEPKKYLKEFRIDNTSSYSVGQELKVDIFQAGDFIDVSSLSKGRGFAGVMKRHNYDGGPMSHGSNFRRRAGSIGCNSYPSRVWKGKGMPGHMGNALTTIQNLKVIDIRAEDNLIMIKGAIPGAVNSIVKLTSAVKKINKKKNSMV, from the coding sequence ATGGTAGGAATAATTGGCAAAAAATTGGGCATGACTACGGTTTTTGATGAAACGGGAAACGCTATAGCAGTAACGGTTGTAGAAGCCGGGCCATGCACGGTAATGCAGATAAGAGATAATGAGAAAGACGGTTATAGCGCTATTCAGTTGGGCTATGGCTCAATAAAAGAAAAGCATTTGAAAAAACCGCAAATAGGACAATTTAAAAAAATGAATTTAGAGCCTAAAAAATATTTGAAAGAATTTAGAATCGATAATACGAGTTCTTATTCCGTTGGACAAGAGCTTAAAGTCGATATATTTCAAGCGGGCGATTTTATAGATGTTAGTTCTTTAAGTAAAGGACGAGGTTTTGCGGGAGTTATGAAAAGGCATAATTATGACGGCGGACCTATGAGTCATGGCTCTAATTTTAGAAGAAGAGCGGGTTCTATAGGCTGCAATAGTTATCCTTCGAGAGTATGGAAGGGTAAAGGTATGCCGGGGCATATGGGAAATGCGCTAACCACTATACAGAATTTAAAAGTTATCGATATAAGAGCGGAAGATAATTTAATTATGATAAAAGGCGCTATACCAGGAGCTGTTAATAGCATAGTAAAATTAACTTCGGCGGTTAAAAAGATTAACAAAAAAAAGAATTCTATGGTATAA
- the rplD gene encoding 50S ribosomal protein L4, which translates to MEVVILNENGDNAGNLEIVDEIFKSEVNNNLLYEAIKNELANKRQGTHSTKTRGEVSGGGKKPWRQKGTGRARAGSTRSPVWVGGGKAHTPKPRDYSYRLPKKVKRKALLSVLSLKYGNNVLKVFEDFTFDAPKTKRMASFISKVKEPKSRKVAFVVGKDEALGDNYNKLLLSLRNIKDLKLVNADSMAIHPLYYADEVYFTKTALSKLNNRIKG; encoded by the coding sequence ATGGAAGTAGTAATACTAAATGAAAACGGAGATAATGCGGGCAATTTAGAAATTGTTGATGAGATTTTTAAATCTGAAGTCAATAATAATCTGCTTTATGAAGCTATAAAAAACGAGCTTGCAAATAAAAGGCAGGGAACTCATTCTACGAAAACTAGAGGAGAAGTTTCAGGAGGCGGTAAAAAGCCTTGGAGACAGAAAGGAACGGGAAGAGCGAGAGCGGGTTCTACAAGGTCGCCAGTATGGGTTGGAGGCGGAAAAGCGCATACTCCAAAACCGAGAGATTATAGTTATAGATTGCCTAAAAAAGTTAAAAGAAAAGCTTTGTTGTCGGTTTTATCTTTAAAATATGGCAATAATGTTCTTAAGGTTTTTGAAGATTTTACTTTTGACGCTCCGAAAACTAAAAGAATGGCAAGTTTTATAAGCAAGGTTAAAGAACCTAAAAGTAGGAAAGTTGCTTTTGTGGTTGGAAAAGACGAAGCTTTAGGAGATAATTATAATAAATTATTATTATCTTTGAGAAATATTAAGGATTTGAAACTTGTAAATGCCGATAGTATGGCTATTCATCCTTTATATTATGCCGATGAAGTGTATTTTACTAAAACGGCTTTGTCTAAATTAAACAATAGGATTAAGGGTTAA
- the rplW gene encoding 50S ribosomal protein L23 — protein sequence MYSLLIEPILTEKSNILRTEPKGTEKRYYVFKVRQDANKSELMKAVEKIFNVHPLDCKIINVKPKKKNRRMSKRGYTRSYKKAIIVLDGKEKIDIVK from the coding sequence ATGTATTCGCTTTTAATTGAACCTATACTTACCGAAAAGAGTAATATTTTAAGAACCGAGCCAAAAGGAACGGAAAAGAGATATTATGTATTTAAAGTAAGGCAGGATGCTAATAAATCAGAATTAATGAAAGCGGTTGAAAAGATATTTAATGTGCATCCGCTTGATTGTAAGATAATAAATGTTAAGCCTAAAAAGAAAAATCGTAGAATGAGCAAGAGAGGATATACTCGAAGCTATAAGAAAGCGATAATAGTTCTTGATGGTAAAGAGAAAATAGATATAGTAAAATAA
- the rplB gene encoding 50S ribosomal protein L2 translates to MAIKKFKPTTPSLRYRTVVDFSDITTNEPCKSLVYGKKRISGRSSNGRITMRRRGGGHKKLFRLIDFRRDKHDIEAKVISVEYDPNRSAYISLLNYTDGEKRYIIYPLGLNIGDKVISGENAKVRVGCSLPLRKIPLGTIIHNIELTPGKGGQLVRAAGGGAQITAKSGGYCVIRLRSGEERRILENCYATIGQIGNLDHFNITDGKAGTTRHKGRRPKVRGVVMNPVDHPHGGGEGKSGQGNPHPVSPTGVPTKGYKTRKKNKYSDRLIIKKRGGKK, encoded by the coding sequence ATGGCTATTAAGAAATTTAAACCGACAACTCCAAGTTTGCGTTATCGAACCGTAGTTGATTTTTCGGATATTACAACAAACGAGCCTTGTAAATCTTTGGTATATGGCAAAAAGCGTATAAGCGGACGCTCTTCAAACGGTCGTATAACAATGCGTCGAAGAGGTGGCGGACATAAAAAACTTTTTAGACTTATTGATTTTAGAAGAGATAAACATGATATAGAGGCTAAAGTAATTTCGGTAGAATACGACCCAAATAGAAGCGCTTATATATCTCTTTTAAACTATACGGACGGAGAGAAAAGATATATAATTTATCCTTTAGGTTTAAACATCGGAGATAAAGTTATAAGCGGAGAGAACGCTAAAGTAAGAGTAGGTTGCAGTTTGCCTTTAAGAAAAATTCCTTTGGGAACTATAATACATAATATAGAATTAACTCCTGGCAAAGGCGGACAGTTAGTTAGAGCGGCTGGAGGCGGAGCACAAATAACGGCTAAAAGCGGAGGTTATTGCGTAATAAGACTTCGCTCGGGAGAAGAGAGAAGAATATTAGAAAATTGTTACGCTACGATAGGACAGATTGGCAATTTAGACCATTTTAATATTACAGATGGAAAAGCGGGAACTACAAGGCATAAAGGCAGAAGACCTAAAGTTAGAGGAGTAGTGATGAATCCAGTTGACCATCCGCATGGAGGAGGCGAAGGCAAGAGCGGACAAGGTAATCCTCATCCAGTTTCTCCTACGGGCGTTCCTACTAAAGGATATAAAACAAGAAAGAAAAATAAATATTCGGATAGATTAATAATTAAGAAAAGAGGAGGTAAAAAATAA
- the rpsS gene encoding 30S ribosomal protein S19: MSRSIKKGPFVDKNLFKKIQAGDNKHQIKTYSRASTIIPEMIGYTINVHNGKTFVAVYIQENMIGHKLGEFAPTRTFRSHAGASKVAKK, translated from the coding sequence ATGTCTCGTTCCATTAAAAAAGGACCTTTTGTTGATAAAAATCTATTTAAGAAAATACAGGCTGGGGATAATAAGCATCAAATAAAAACTTATAGTAGAGCTTCGACTATTATTCCCGAAATGATAGGTTATACTATAAATGTGCATAACGGTAAAACTTTTGTAGCCGTTTATATACAAGAAAATATGATTGGGCATAAATTGGGCGAATTTGCTCCTACTAGAACATTTCGTTCTCATGCGGGCGCCTCTAAAGTTGCTAAAAAGTAA
- the rplV gene encoding 50S ribosomal protein L22 translates to MDYNVRVRYLRIGRRKIARLLPFIKGEYVNHAIANLTVMPQMSSIVLRKAIKSGIANAIFQSRNINPDTLWVKSAFVDKAPMLKRIRAASRGSADPILKRLSHITIVLSDDKKPEKKKIKSAAKKEESPKTAEV, encoded by the coding sequence ATGGATTATAATGTAAGAGTTCGTTATTTGCGTATAGGACGCAGAAAAATTGCAAGATTGCTTCCTTTTATAAAAGGAGAATATGTTAATCATGCGATAGCCAATTTGACGGTAATGCCTCAAATGTCTTCTATCGTTTTGAGAAAAGCGATTAAAAGCGGAATAGCAAATGCAATATTTCAATCGAGAAATATTAATCCCGATACTTTATGGGTTAAATCGGCTTTTGTGGATAAAGCGCCAATGCTTAAAAGAATAAGAGCGGCAAGTAGAGGAAGCGCCGACCCCATATTAAAGAGACTTTCGCATATTACTATAGTATTAAGCGATGATAAAAAACCTGAAAAGAAAAAAATAAAATCTGCGGCTAAAAAAGAAGAAAGCCCAAAAACGGCGGAGGTATAA
- the rpsC gene encoding 30S ribosomal protein S3 — protein MGQKVSPIGLRLGINKTWSSRWFEDSRSYADSLHEDLSIRRYIMNYYYKTLKEEHKKIGGKKDAFDPAISNIEIVRFPDRINVFIATARAGIVIGPKGQRVEIVKNVIQKMVKKPVQVSIKEIKDAELDATLAAQNVARQLEMRVAFRRAMKGVITQAMKKGAKGIKVMCSGRLAGADIARTEQYKNGSVPLHTLRANIDYGTAEASTTFGIIGVKVWIYKGEILDKREQKQDDAGEVISSKGDR, from the coding sequence ATGGGTCAAAAGGTTAGTCCTATAGGTTTAAGACTTGGAATAAATAAAACTTGGTCAAGTAGATGGTTTGAAGACAGTAGAAGTTACGCTGATAGTTTGCATGAAGATTTATCTATAAGACGATATATAATGAATTATTATTATAAAACTTTAAAAGAAGAGCATAAAAAAATTGGCGGCAAAAAAGACGCTTTTGACCCTGCGATATCCAATATAGAGATAGTTCGTTTTCCCGATAGAATAAATGTTTTTATAGCTACGGCAAGGGCGGGAATAGTTATAGGACCTAAAGGGCAGAGAGTCGAAATAGTTAAAAATGTTATACAGAAAATGGTAAAAAAGCCTGTTCAAGTTTCTATAAAGGAAATTAAAGACGCAGAATTAGATGCCACTTTAGCAGCTCAAAATGTAGCTCGTCAATTAGAAATGCGCGTAGCTTTTAGAAGAGCTATGAAAGGCGTTATAACTCAAGCAATGAAAAAAGGTGCTAAAGGTATTAAAGTCATGTGTTCGGGCAGATTGGCTGGAGCGGATATAGCAAGAACGGAACAATATAAAAACGGCTCAGTGCCTTTGCATACTTTAAGAGCGAATATAGATTATGGAACGGCTGAAGCTTCCACAACTTTCGGCATAATTGGAGTGAAAGTTTGGATATATAAAGGCGAAATTCTTGATAAAAGAGAACAGAAACAGGATGACGCAGGCGAAGTTATCAGTTCTAAAGGAGATAGATAA
- the rplP gene encoding 50S ribosomal protein L16, giving the protein MLQPSRTKYRKQHRGRMKGNSKRGSNLTFGDYGLMALEPVWLTDRQIEAARIAISRHVKRVGKMWIKVFPDKPYTKKPAETRMGKGKGNVEYWVAVVKPGKVIFEIAGVPEELAQSAFRLAGFKLPIKTKFIKREAI; this is encoded by the coding sequence ATGTTACAACCTTCAAGAACGAAGTATAGAAAACAACATAGAGGCAGAATGAAAGGAAACTCTAAAAGAGGAAGTAATTTAACTTTTGGAGATTACGGTTTAATGGCTTTAGAGCCAGTATGGTTAACGGATAGACAGATTGAAGCGGCTCGTATAGCGATTTCAAGGCATGTAAAACGAGTCGGTAAAATGTGGATAAAAGTTTTTCCCGATAAACCTTATACTAAAAAACCAGCGGAAACAAGAATGGGAAAGGGCAAAGGAAATGTCGAATATTGGGTAGCCGTTGTAAAACCTGGAAAGGTTATATTTGAAATAGCGGGAGTTCCCGAAGAATTAGCTCAATCGGCTTTTAGATTGGCTGGATTTAAACTTCCAATAAAAACGAAGTTTATTAAGAGGGAGGCTATATAA
- the rpmC gene encoding 50S ribosomal protein L29, producing the protein MAKNKDYKSLGLEELKSELLKLEKEYQEHRFEKVVGDARQTHQLKKSRKDIAKVKTFIRQYELGIKK; encoded by the coding sequence ATGGCTAAAAATAAAGATTATAAGTCGTTAGGTTTGGAAGAACTTAAAAGCGAACTTTTAAAATTAGAGAAGGAATATCAAGAACATAGATTTGAAAAAGTTGTAGGCGATGCAAGACAAACTCATCAGCTAAAAAAATCTCGTAAGGATATAGCTAAAGTTAAAACTTTTATTCGCCAATATGAACTTGGTATTAAAAAATAG
- the rpsQ gene encoding 30S ribosomal protein S17, with protein sequence MESKTKKYKRELEGIVVSDKMDKTVVIKVEIRQKHPLYGKTISKNKRYKVHDEKNECAEGDLIRVIECRPISKDKKFRLIKILKKAERVEKDSMDSEVESVLKREKHAPEMSMAQTVEGE encoded by the coding sequence GTGGAAAGCAAAACAAAAAAATATAAAAGAGAGCTTGAAGGAATCGTAGTTTCTGATAAAATGGATAAAACGGTAGTTATCAAAGTTGAAATAAGGCAGAAACATCCTCTTTACGGCAAAACGATAAGCAAAAATAAACGCTATAAAGTTCATGATGAAAAGAACGAATGCGCCGAAGGAGATTTGATTAGAGTGATAGAATGCAGACCTATAAGCAAAGATAAAAAATTTAGATTGATAAAGATATTAAAGAAAGCCGAACGCGTGGAAAAAGATTCTATGGATAGCGAAGTAGAGAGCGTTCTAAAAAGAGAAAAGCATGCTCCAGAAATGAGTATGGCTCAAACGGTTGAAGGAGAGTAA
- the rplN gene encoding 50S ribosomal protein L14 has translation MIQTPTTLNVADNTGVKKLKCIKVLGGSRRRYATLGDIIVCSVTDIIPTCSIEKGKVVKAVIVRVKKEVRRNDGSYIRFDENAAVIVDDKKEPRGKRIFGPVARELRDKGFMKIVSLAPEVI, from the coding sequence ATGATACAAACGCCAACCACTCTTAATGTAGCCGATAATACCGGCGTAAAGAAATTAAAATGTATTAAAGTTTTGGGCGGAAGCAGACGCAGATACGCCACTTTGGGAGATATAATAGTTTGTTCCGTTACAGATATTATACCGACTTGTTCTATAGAAAAAGGAAAAGTTGTAAAAGCCGTTATAGTTAGAGTAAAAAAAGAAGTTAGAAGAAATGACGGTTCATACATACGATTTGACGAGAATGCGGCGGTTATAGTGGACGATAAAAAAGAACCAAGAGGCAAACGCATATTTGGTCCCGTAGCGCGAGAGTTGAGAGATAAAGGCTTTATGAAAATAGTATCGCTTGCTCCTGAAGTAATATAA